A window of the Hevea brasiliensis isolate MT/VB/25A 57/8 chromosome 6, ASM3005281v1, whole genome shotgun sequence genome harbors these coding sequences:
- the LOC110654456 gene encoding probable serine/threonine-protein kinase PBL5 produces the protein MGCFRCTGQSSKRSERSNSNSIKRNDQTRPASGQLKVKPFANVKKEETSNDDQLSLDVKNSDLMDEVSKGARNNGKLAQTFTFEELAAATGNFLSDCFLGGGGFGKVYKGHLDRINQVVAIKQLDRNGLQGTREFVIEVLTLSLADHPNLVKLIGYCAEGDQRLLVYEYMPLGSLENHLHDLPPNRQPLDWNTRMKIAAGAAKGLEYLHKKMKPPVIYRDLKCSNILLGEGYDPKLSDFGLAKVGPSGDKTHVSTRVMGTYGYCAPDYAMTGQLTFKSDIYSFGVVLLELVTGRKAIDQTRDRSEQNLVAWARPMFKDRKNFSRMVDPLLQGLYPVRGLYQALAIAAMCVQEQPNMRPDVSDVVMALNFLATQKYDPQVDPVQGSHS, from the exons GACAATTGAAAGTAAAGCCATTTGCAAATGTAAAGAAAGAGGAGACTTCTAATGATGATCAATTATCATTGGATGTAAAGAATTCAGATTTGATGGATGAAGTTTCTAAGGGTGCGAGAAATAATGGGAAGCTCGCCCAAACATTTACCTTCGAGGAACTTGCAGCCGCAACAGGCAATTTCCTGTCAGATTGTTTCTTGGGTGGAGGAGGTTTTGGCAAAGTTTACAAGGGGCACTTGGATAGAATCAACCAG GTAGTTGCTATTAAGCAACTTGATCGAAATGGCCTTCAAGGGACTAGGGAGTTCGTAATTGAGGTATTAACATTAAGTCTAGCAGATCATCCCAATCTTGTCAAGTTGATTGGATACTGTGCTGAGGGGGATCAGAGGCTACTGGTGTATGAGTACATGCCATTAGGATCCCTAGAAAACCATTTGCATG ATCTTCCACCTAATAGGCAACCACTTGATTGGAACACAAGAATGAAAATAGCTGCTGGTGCAGCAAAGGGCTTAGAGTACTTACACAAAAAAATGAAACCTCCTGTTATATATCGTGATCTGAAATGCTCAAACATTTTGCTTGGTGAGGGCTACGATCCAAAGCTATCTGATTTTGGCTTGGCCAAAGTGGGACCCAGTGGGGATAAGACCCATGTTTCTACAAGGGTTATGGGCACATATGGATATTGTGCTCCCGACTATGCAATGACAGGTCAACTGACATTTAAATCAGATATTTATAGCTTTGGGGTAGTTCTTTTGGAGCTCGTCACAGGCAGGAAAGCAATTGATCAAACTAGGGATCGTAGTGAGCAGAATCTTGTTGCTTGG GCACGACCTATGTTCAAAGACCGGAAGAATTTTTCACGCATGGTTGACCCTTTACTTCAAGGTCTGTATCCTGTGAGAGGATTGTACCAAGCTCTAGCAATTGCTGCAATGTGTGTTCAGGAGCAGCCTAATATGCGGCCTGATGTATCGGATGTGGTTATGGCTCTGAATTTTCTGGCTACCCAAAAATATGATCCCCAAGTAGATCCAGTACAAGGCTCTCACTCATAA